In Rhizobium sp. ZPR4, a genomic segment contains:
- a CDS encoding TetR/AcrR family transcriptional regulator — translation MGYRENPRPGGRSARVQAAVHQSVRDMLATMDRADVTIPLIAQRANVTPSTIYRRWGDLQELLADVAAARLRPEGEPARIGSAREDLEAWVEQYADEMASGVGRQMLRDILAAADSANAEKCGTYTRYQLSVFIARAEECGEPFPTLVELMDHVISPIIYRILFNQAPDSDYVRKLVAKVMPESAART, via the coding sequence ATGGGCTACAGAGAAAATCCCCGCCCCGGCGGGCGCAGTGCCAGAGTGCAGGCCGCCGTGCATCAATCCGTTCGCGACATGCTGGCAACCATGGATCGCGCCGATGTGACGATCCCCCTGATCGCGCAGCGCGCCAATGTCACGCCGTCGACGATCTACCGCCGTTGGGGCGATCTGCAAGAGCTTCTGGCCGACGTTGCCGCCGCACGCCTGCGGCCCGAAGGCGAGCCCGCCAGGATCGGCAGCGCCCGCGAGGATCTGGAAGCCTGGGTCGAGCAATATGCCGATGAGATGGCTTCCGGCGTCGGCCGGCAAATGCTGCGCGATATTCTTGCTGCAGCCGACAGTGCTAATGCGGAGAAATGCGGCACCTATACGCGCTACCAGCTGAGCGTCTTCATCGCCCGGGCCGAGGAGTGCGGCGAGCCCTTTCCGACCCTGGTAGAACTGATGGATCACGTCATCTCGCCGATTATCTATCGCATCCTCTTCAACCAGGCGCCCGACTCCGACTACGTCCGCAAGCTCGTCGCGAAGGTAATGCCGGAGAGTGCAGCCAGGACTTGA
- the mscL gene encoding large conductance mechanosensitive channel protein MscL — protein MLNEFKAFIARGNVMDLAVGVIIGGAFGGIVKSLVDDIIMPIVGAIFGGFDFSNYFVGLASGVNAPTLAAARAQGAVLAYGSFITVLINFLILAWIIFLMVKGVNALQAQVARKEEKVAEAAPPPADVQLLTEIRDLLAKR, from the coding sequence ATGCTTAATGAATTCAAGGCATTTATCGCCCGTGGCAATGTCATGGATCTCGCAGTCGGCGTGATCATTGGCGGCGCTTTCGGCGGCATCGTTAAATCGCTGGTTGACGATATCATCATGCCGATCGTCGGCGCGATTTTCGGTGGCTTCGATTTCTCGAACTACTTCGTCGGCCTTGCCTCGGGGGTCAACGCACCGACGCTTGCTGCGGCCCGCGCCCAGGGCGCGGTTCTCGCCTACGGTAGCTTCATCACCGTCCTTATCAACTTCCTGATCCTCGCCTGGATCATCTTCCTCATGGTCAAGGGCGTGAATGCGTTGCAGGCCCAGGTCGCGCGCAAGGAAGAAAAGGTTGCCGAGGCAGCGCCGCCGCCGGCCGACGTCCAGCTGCTGACGGAAATCCGCGATCTTCTCGCGAAGCGCTGA